In the Quercus lobata isolate SW786 chromosome 5, ValleyOak3.0 Primary Assembly, whole genome shotgun sequence genome, one interval contains:
- the LOC115992293 gene encoding cytochrome P450 710A1-like: MNSINLSTTAFTFLAPYLFTLVVFLLFFEQISYLKKRKNIPGPVLVFPFLGNAISLVRHPTRFWDHQSYLAKSSPAGFSANYIVGRFILFIRDSELSHKIFSNVRPDAFHLVGHPFGKKLFGEHNLIYMMGQDHKDLRRRIVPNFTPKALSTYTSLQQITILYHLQKWDRLSSGKAIPLRFLARDMNLETSQTVFVGPYLAPEARERFNADYNFFNVGLMKLPFDFPGTAFRNARLGVDRLVKTLSVCVQQSKENMKKGKEPTCLIDFWMQETVKELTALSESGETIAAPPPPPNTSDVEIGSYLFDFLFAAQDASTSSLLWAVTLLDSHPEVLAKVREEVESIWLPESDSLITGEQLAQMKYTHAVAREVLRYRAPAPMVPHIAAEDFPLNESYTIAKGTIVFPSVSESSFQGFNEPDRFDPDRFSEERQEDRVYKKNYLAFGAGAHQCVGQRYAINHLVLFIAMFATLLDFKRHRSDGCDEISYVPTICPKDDCLVSLSRRCARYPTLSLH, translated from the coding sequence atgaatTCCATCAACTTGTCAACAACCGCTTTCACCTTTCTAGCCCCATATCTCTTCACCCTCGTTGTCTTCCTCCTTTTCTTCGAACAGATCTCTTActtgaagaagagaaaaaacatCCCAGGTCCAGTTCTAGTGTTTCCATTTCTTGGCAACGCAATCTCATTGGTCCGTCACCCTACAAGGTTCTGGGACCACCAATCATACCTCGCCAAGTCATCCCCAGCTGGCTTCTCCGCCAACTACATCGTCGGCAGATTCATTCTCTTCATCCGTGACTCTGAGCTCTCCCACAAGATCTTCTCCAATGTGCGCCCCGATGCTTTTCACCTCGTGGGCCACCCTTTTGGCAAAAAGCTCTTTGGCGAACACAACCTCATATACATGATGGGCCAAGATCACAAAGATCTCCGCCGTCGGATCGTTCCCAACTTCACTCCCAAAGCTCTCTCCACCTATACTTCACTCCAGCAGATTACTATTCTCTACCATCTACAAAAATGGGATCGCCTTTCTTCGGGAAAAGCGATTCCGCTTAGATTTCTGGCTCGTGATATGAATCTCGAAACTTCGCAGACTGTGTTTGTTGGGCCTTATCTGGCTCCAGAGGCACGCGAGAGGTTTAACGCCGATTACAACTTCTTCAATGTTGGCCTCATGAAGCTGCCCTTCGATTTTCCCGGTACGGCGTTTCGAAACGCGAGGCTCGGCGTTGACCGTTTAGTCAAAACACTGTCTGTCTGTGTGCAACAGAGCAAAGAGAACATGAAGAAAGGGAAAGAACCCACGTGCTTGATCGATTTCTGGATGCAAGAGACTGTGAAGGAGTTAACAGCTTTATCCGAATCCGGAGAAACCATCGCagcgccgccgccgccgccaaACACCAGCGACGTCGAAATCGGAAGCTACCTATTCGACTTTCTCTTCGCGGCGCAGGACGCTTCCACGTCATCGCTCCTCTGGGCCGTGACTCTCCTCGACTCGCACCCGGAGGTTTTGGCGAAAGTGCGCGAAGAAGTCGAGTCGATATGGCTGCCGGAGTCCGATTCTTTGATAACCGGCGAACAGTTAGCGCAGATGAAGTACACGCACGCGGTGGCGCGTGAGGTTCTGAGGTACAGAGCTCCGGCGCCTATGGTCCCACACATAGCGGCGGAGGATTTCCCGTTGAACGAGTCGTACACGATTGCTAAGGGGACCATTGTTTTTCCGTCTGTGTCCGAGTCGTCGTTTCAAGGGTTTAACGAGCCGGACCGGTTCGACCCGGACCGGTTTTCGGAGGAGAGACAGGAGGACCGGGTTTATAAGAAGAACTACCTGGCGTTCGGAGCTGGAGCCCACCAGTGTGTGGGACAGAGGTACGCTATTAACCACCTCGTTCTCTTCATTGCGATGTTCGCCACGTTGTTGGATTTTAAGCGGCATAGATCCGACGGCTGTGATGAGATCAGCTATGTCCCCACCATTTGTCCTAAGGACGATTGCTTGGTTTCACTCTCTAGACGGTGCGCACGCTATCCGACACTGTCCTTGCATTGA